The following coding sequences are from one Alosa alosa isolate M-15738 ecotype Scorff River chromosome 13, AALO_Geno_1.1, whole genome shotgun sequence window:
- the LOC125305397 gene encoding calcium homeostasis modulator protein 5-like isoform X1, with protein MWKVPKSSGETMDSFKTILRFLSDQKSTIGYGFMAILTIGGERIFSMVSFNCPCNHDQNFAYGITFLLGPAIVLLTTGLFVNNRLWRLFTGCCLNPLKLCPRGNCIGCCTGLCKVVGTACVAPIMWLCVALLNGTFYECAVSGLDDNLVVPLLCKNKTTLCREELARVPCGRSKLPTNENMELLLMFRAQSQILGWAIIIISAIVGLIGTCYRNCRSQVSYLQLTFWKRYMEKEREKFDVYASEYATKLAERNLKSFFENRDPEAFPFPNHRAWEEISSPYTFTRGEQCYSTLQRYVDRSDRDLNPEKRPVLDMEHGIEMT; from the exons ATGTGGAAGGTGCCAAAGTCCTCAGGGGAAACAATGGATTCCTTCAAGACCATCCTCCGTTTTCTGTCCGACCAAAAATCCACCATCGGCTATGGCTTCATGGCCATCCTCACCATCGGAGGCGAGAGGATCTTCTCCATGGTGTCCTTCAACTGCCCGTGTAACCATGACCAGAACTTTGCCTACGGGATCACCTTCCTGCTCGGACCAGCCATCGTGCTGCTGACCACCGGACTGTTTGTCAACAACCGCTTGTGGAGACTCTTCACAGGCTGCTGCCTGAACCCCCTGAAGCTTTGCCCCCGGGGCAACTGCATTGGCTGCTGCACGGGGCTGTGCAAGGTGGTGGGCACGGCGTGTGTGGCTCCCATCATGTGGCTGTGCGTGGCGCTCCTCAACGGAACGTTCTACGAGTGCGCCGTCAGCGGCCTGGACGACAACCTGGTAGTGCCGCTGCTCTGCAAGAACAAGACGACGCTGTGCCGGGAGGAACTGGCGCGGGTTCCGTGTGGGAGATCCAAGCTCCCGACCAATGAGAACATGGAGCTGCTCCTCATGTTCCGAGCTCAGTCACAG ATTCTGGGTTGGGCCATCATTATAATCTCAGCAATAGTAGGCTTGATTGGCACCTGCTACAGAAACTGTCGCTCACAGGTGAGCTACCTGCAGCTCACGTTCTGGAAGCGCTACATGGAGAAGGAGCGGGAGAAGTTTGACGTGTACGCCTCTGAATATGCCACCAAACTAGCGGAGCGCAACCTCAAGAGCTTCTTTGAGAACCGAGATCCTGAAGCGTTCCCTTTCCCTAACCACCGGGCCTGGGAGGAGATCTCTTCCCCGTACACATTCACACGTGGAGAACAGTGCTACAGCACCTTGCAGCGCTATGTAGACCGCAGTGATCGAGACCTCAACCCAGAGAAGAGACCTGTCTTGGATATGGAGCATGGCATTGAGATGACTTAG
- the LOC125305397 gene encoding calcium homeostasis modulator protein 5-like isoform X2, which produces MDSFKTILRFLSDQKSTIGYGFMAILTIGGERIFSMVSFNCPCNHDQNFAYGITFLLGPAIVLLTTGLFVNNRLWRLFTGCCLNPLKLCPRGNCIGCCTGLCKVVGTACVAPIMWLCVALLNGTFYECAVSGLDDNLVVPLLCKNKTTLCREELARVPCGRSKLPTNENMELLLMFRAQSQILGWAIIIISAIVGLIGTCYRNCRSQVSYLQLTFWKRYMEKEREKFDVYASEYATKLAERNLKSFFENRDPEAFPFPNHRAWEEISSPYTFTRGEQCYSTLQRYVDRSDRDLNPEKRPVLDMEHGIEMT; this is translated from the exons ATGGATTCCTTCAAGACCATCCTCCGTTTTCTGTCCGACCAAAAATCCACCATCGGCTATGGCTTCATGGCCATCCTCACCATCGGAGGCGAGAGGATCTTCTCCATGGTGTCCTTCAACTGCCCGTGTAACCATGACCAGAACTTTGCCTACGGGATCACCTTCCTGCTCGGACCAGCCATCGTGCTGCTGACCACCGGACTGTTTGTCAACAACCGCTTGTGGAGACTCTTCACAGGCTGCTGCCTGAACCCCCTGAAGCTTTGCCCCCGGGGCAACTGCATTGGCTGCTGCACGGGGCTGTGCAAGGTGGTGGGCACGGCGTGTGTGGCTCCCATCATGTGGCTGTGCGTGGCGCTCCTCAACGGAACGTTCTACGAGTGCGCCGTCAGCGGCCTGGACGACAACCTGGTAGTGCCGCTGCTCTGCAAGAACAAGACGACGCTGTGCCGGGAGGAACTGGCGCGGGTTCCGTGTGGGAGATCCAAGCTCCCGACCAATGAGAACATGGAGCTGCTCCTCATGTTCCGAGCTCAGTCACAG ATTCTGGGTTGGGCCATCATTATAATCTCAGCAATAGTAGGCTTGATTGGCACCTGCTACAGAAACTGTCGCTCACAGGTGAGCTACCTGCAGCTCACGTTCTGGAAGCGCTACATGGAGAAGGAGCGGGAGAAGTTTGACGTGTACGCCTCTGAATATGCCACCAAACTAGCGGAGCGCAACCTCAAGAGCTTCTTTGAGAACCGAGATCCTGAAGCGTTCCCTTTCCCTAACCACCGGGCCTGGGAGGAGATCTCTTCCCCGTACACATTCACACGTGGAGAACAGTGCTACAGCACCTTGCAGCGCTATGTAGACCGCAGTGATCGAGACCTCAACCCAGAGAAGAGACCTGTCTTGGATATGGAGCATGGCATTGAGATGACTTAG
- the calhm6 gene encoding calcium homeostasis modulator protein 6, whose amino-acid sequence MDKFKVVMNLLQKRQTTIGFGAIPLLTAGAEHAFSNFAFRCPCSEWNFLYGTVSLLVPATALLILGYMLSNKTWKLFTGLCLKKSKLFRFKYLCGCLTVFTQITMTAMVAPVSWIAIALLNGVYFECIVTGTNITQLKSFLCSDKSESCKTELYRLPCKTSIPSADREAVLTTIRAQSQILGWLVIASIMLFSLLFTCMARCNSPVSYLQLKFWKTYSQKENNFFDKYATEHAEKLAERNIKSFFELSTPAPQPTPPKIAWEKVSSFYKFRTMDKYYSTVHKYVETCRNPENPMRVLSTKSGEGDLVNPAALAFLDEGMML is encoded by the exons ATGGATAAATTCAAGGTTGTGATGAACTTGCTCCAAAAACGTCAAACGACCATTGGATTCGGTGCGATTCCGTTACTGACGGCGGGTGCGGAGCATGCTTTTTCAAATTTTGCCTTCAGGTGTCCATGTAGTGAGTGGAACTTTCTATATGGGACGGTGTCTCTTCTTGTGCCGGCCACGGCTTTGCTTATACTTGGCTACATGTTAAGCAACAAAACGTGGAAGCTTTTCACAGGTTTGTGTCTGAAGAAGTCTAAACTTTTTCGTTTCAAATATTTGTGCGGCTGTTTAACTGTTTTTACTCAGATCACAATGACCGCTATGGTGGCGCCTGTCTCCTGGATCGCAATAGCGCTTCTTAACGGCGTTTATTTTGAATGTATAGTGACGGGCACTAATATCACTCAATTGAAGAGCTTTCTGTGCAGTGACAAATCAGAGAGTTGCAAGACAGAGCTCTATAGATTGCCGTGTAAGACATCGATCCCGTCGGCGGACAGAGAAGCTGTCCTTACAACCATACGCGCACAGTCTCAG ATCCTAGGCTGGTTGGTGATAGCCTCCATCATGCTCTTCTCCCTGCTGTTCACCTGTATGGCCAGGTGCAACTCTCCAGTGAGCTACCTGCAGCTCAAGTTCTGGAAGACCTACTCTCAGAAGGAGAACAACTTCTTTGACAAGTATGCCACGGAACACGCCGAGAAGCTTGCCGAGAGGAACATCAAGAGTTTCTTTGAACTGAGCACGCCGGCACCTCAGCCAACTCCTCCAAAGATTGCCTGGGAAAAGGTCTCCAGCTTCTACAAGTTCAGGACCATGGATAAGTATTACAGCACCGTGCATAAGTACGTGGAGACATGCAGGAACCCTGAGAACCCCATGAGAGTCCTGTCAACAAAATCAGGTGAGGGGGATCTTGTCAACCCAGCGGCCCTGGCATTTCTGGACGAGGGCATGATGCTGTGA
- the klhl32 gene encoding kelch-like protein 32 produces the protein MPSEPPLGSQELLTGQRLCQSKSHQDSVLSALNQQRKDGLLCDVTLVAGEQKFHAHKAVLAACSDYFRAMFSLCMMESEADEVNLQGVTCVGLKHALDFAYTGQIVLEPGVIQDVLSAGSHLQLLELLSLCSHYLIQELSILNYLDLYRLADLFHLPALEEAVVGFLVEHLAELQHSHQEEVLLLPYRLLKEALKSDRLTSLSEEEIWQLVVRWLEQDCRYQYAEDLLQHVRYGLMAPSALQHLSSRGHPLLRASLLEEALEYQRATFAQPLRQTARTRPRFRSLTLYVAGGRKREVSRVRELRYFNPPGTGVGGTGQTDGGGGQQMQGVGTRVPGGSDWSELAPMPAGRSHHCVAVMGHFLFVAGGEVEQSNGRTCAVRSACRYDPRADHWTDIAPMKACREHFVLAALGQFLFAVGGRNELRQVLPSVERYCPKKNKWTFVQPFDRSLSCHAGCVADGLLWVSGGVTNTAQYQNRLMVYDPLQDQWLARSPMLQRRVYHVMAAVRRQLYVLGGNDLDYNNDRILVRNIDCYHIDADQWTRCSFSLLTGQNEAGVAVHEDRIYVVGGYSIWTNEPLACIQVLDVSTEGAEEVFYGPSLPFASNGIATCFLPAPHFSCPNLQTLQVPHHRIGTL, from the exons ATGCCCTCTGAGCCTCCTCTCGG TTCCCAGGAGCTGCTGACAGGCCAGAGGCTCTGTCAGTCCAAGTCGCACCAGGACTCCGTCCTCTCCGCCCTCAACCAGCAGCGCAAGGATGGCCTCCTCTGTGACGTCACACTGGTTGCCGGGGAGCAGAAGTTCCATGCCCACAAGGCGGTGCTGGCAGCGTGCAGCGATTACTTTAGA GCCATGTTCAGCTTGTGTATGATGGAAAGTGAGGCGGACGAGGTCAACTTGCAGGGGGTGACTTGTGTGGGACTGAAGCACGCCCTTGACTTCGCTTACACAGGACAG attgtGCTAGAGCCGGGGGTGATTCAGGATGTGTTATCTGCTGGGAGCCATCTGCAGCTGCTGGAGCTGCTCAGCTTGTGTTCCCACTACCTCATACAG GAGCTGAGCATTCTGAACTACCTGGACCTGTACAGGCTGGCCGACCTGTTCCACCTGCCAGCGCTGGAAGAGGCGGTAGTGGGCTTCCTGGTGGAGCACCTGGCTGAGCTGCAGCACTCCCACCAGGAGGAGGTGCTGTTGCTCCCCTACCGCCTCCTCAAGGAGGCGCTCAAGAGTGACCGCCTCACCTCACTCAGCGAGGAGGAGATCTGGCAG CTGGTGGTGCGTTGGCTGGAGCAGGACTGCCGCTACCAATACGCCGAGGACTTGCTCCAGCACGTGCGCTACGGCCTGATGGCGCCGTCGGCTCTGCAGCACCTGTCGTCGCGCGGGCACCCGCTCCTGCGCGCCAGCCTGCTGGAGGAGGCCCTGGAGTACCAGCGCGCCACCTTCGCCCAGCCCCTGCGCCAGACGGCCCGCACGCGGCCACGCTTCCGCTCCCTCACCCTCTACGTGGCCGGCGGACGCAAGCGGGAGGTCAGCCGGGTGCGCGAGCTGCGCTACTTCAACCCGCCGGGGACAGGGGTCGGAGGGACGGGGCAGACGGACGGAGGTGGCGGGCAGCAGATGCAGGGGGTGGGGACGCGCGTGCCGGGGGGCTCAGACTGGAGCGAGCTGGCACCCATGCCGGCCGGCCGGAGCCACCACTGCGTGGCCGTCATgggtcacttcctgtttgtggCGGGCGGCGAGGTGGAGCAGAGCAACGGGCGCACGTGTGCGGTGCGGAGCGCCTGCCGCTACGACCCGCGCGCTGACCATTGGACGGACATCGCGCCCATGAAGGCGTGCCGGGAGCACTTCGTCCTTGCTGCGCTCGGACAGTTCCTCTTCGCCGTGGGCGGACGCAATGAGCTCAGGCAGGTGCTGCCATCCGTCGAGCGCTACTGCCCCAAGAAGAACAAGTGGACGTTCGTCCAGCCATTCGACCGCTCGCTGTCTTGCCATGCCGGGTGTGTGGCGGACGGGCTACTCTGGGTGTCAG GCGGAGTAACAAACACAGCCCAGTATCAGAACAGATTGATGGTGTACGACCCTCTTCAG GACCAGTGGTTGGCACGTAGCCCCATGCTGCAGCGGCGTGTGTACCATGTGATGGCCGCCGTGAGGAGGCAGCTCTACGTACTGGGCGGCAACGACCTGGACTATAACAACGACCGCATCCTGGTGCGAAACATCGACTGCTACCACATAGACGCCGACCAGTGGACGCGCTGTTCCTTTAGCTTGCTTACAG GCCAGAACGAGGCAGGGGTAGCAGTCCACGAGGACAGGATATACGTGGTTGGAGGCTACTCCATATGGACTAATGAACCGTTAGCCTGCATTCAG GTGCTGGATGTGAGCACCGAGGGGGCGGAGGAGGTGTTCTACGGTCCCAGTCTGCCCTTCGCCTCCAACGGGATCGCCACCTGCTTCTTACCTGCGCCCCACTTCTCCTGCCCCAACCTACAGACTCTACAGGTTCCTCATCACAGGATAGGAacgctttaa